Proteins encoded by one window of Salvia splendens isolate huo1 chromosome 7, SspV2, whole genome shotgun sequence:
- the LOC121811529 gene encoding TBC1 domain family member 2A-like, with protein sequence MYGGKRDMAMEYEAQIPVLRPSIHSRRANMMVKFQDLYEFTVEGNVDDVNVLNEVREKVRQQGKMWWALEADKGANWYLESFVPSTLLKSSLKFSTLVNAITLKKLIRKGIPPNLRPKVWFSLSGAAKKKSTVPDSYYNDLISAVEHKVTPATKQIDHDLPRTFPGHPWLDTPEGHASLRHVLVGYSFRDSDVGYCQGLNYVAALLLVVMKTEEEAFWMLAVLLENVLVSDCYTTNLSGCHVEQRVFKDLLTKKCPRIAAHLGALEFDVSLVCTEWFLCLFSKSLPSETTLRVWDVLFYEGAKVLFSVALAIFKMNEEELLVTHHVGDVINVIQRSTHYLFDPDELLTVAFEKIGFMITTNISKQRKKQEPAVMAALDQRIRRLNSLNDDEKS encoded by the exons ATGTACGGAGGCAAGAGAGACATGGCAATGGAGTATGAAGCTCAGATACCCGTATTGAGGCCGAGCATCCACTCGAGAAGGGCAAACATGATGGTGAAATTCCAAGATCTGTATGAATTCACAGTGGAAGGAAATGTGGATGATGTGAATGTGTTGAATGAGGTGAGAGAGAAAGTGAGGCAGCAGGGGAAGATGTGGTGGGCTTTGGAGGCCGACAAGGGTGCCAATTGGTATCTTGAGAGCTTTGTTCCTTCCACTCTTCTTAAGTCTTCCCTAAAGTTCTCTACTTTGGTTAATGCCATCACTCTCAAGAAGCTTATCAGGAAGGGCATCCCCCCTAATCTGAGGCCTAAGGTCTGGTTCTCCCTCTCTGGTGCTGCTAAGAAGAAGTCCACGGTGCCCGATAGCTATTACAATGATTTGATCTCCGCTGTTGAGCATAAGGTTACCCCTGCAACCAAGCAGATTGATCAT GATCTTCCTCGAACATTCCCTGGTCATCCATGGTTGGACACCCCAGAGGGACATGCTTCTCTAAGACACGTTCTTGTTGGGTATTCTTTCCGAGATTCTGATGTTGGTTATTGTCAG GGTTTAAATTATGTTGCAGCCCTACTGTTGGTTGTGATGAAAACTGAAGAAGAAGCTTTCTGGATGCTTGCTGTTCTCTTAGAAAACGTGTTGGTTAGCGATTGTTACACAACTAATTTATCTGGTTGCCATGTCGAACAGAGAGTTTTTAAAGATCTCCTGACCAAAAAGTGCCCCAG GATAGCTGCTCATCTGGGAGCTTTGGAGTTTGATGTTTCTCTTGTTTGCACAGAGTGGTTTTTATGCTTATTTTCTAAGAGCTTGCCTTCGGAG ACAACATTGCGCGTGTGGGATGTTCTTTTCTACGAGGGAGCAAAGGTTTTGTTCAGTGTAGCCTTGGCAATTTTTAAG ATGAATGAAGAAGAGTTACTGGTGACACATCATGTAGGTGATGTGATCAATGTAATACAGAGAAGTACTCACTACCTTTTCGATCCTGATGAATTGTTGACG GTTGCGTTTGAGAAGATAGGGTTCATGATAACCACAAACATATCAAAGCAGAGAAAAAAGCAGGAGCCAGCAGTGATGGCAGCGCTTGATCAAAGAATAAGACGATTAAATTCCCTAAATGATGATGAGAAATCATGA
- the LOC121741981 gene encoding BTB/POZ domain-containing protein At2g04740 has product MLSELDDIDLEAADFHSSLPLKKVPYGDIFEASRAGDVGRLRYLLESGVNVNARDQWDSVALYYACLAGHLDAARMLLESGAICSEHTFDGDRCHYAALNLKVRKLLKSFEARPPPLQPLPAALRDTFFSCQANNAYLQHQFHFNFTSLLPGHSSQGESSSSYCPPDIVFYVQGRPLEAHRLILAARSPFFNKKFQTDWKQRNEVRFSRERLSYPSLFSLVHFFYSDRLEVAVDDVEDLVRICKVCKCHSLQTLLEKEMHHQKHADYKALREIQDSQKRFILQGISLPEEDRLPAALNRILQISLANSPRGQGIDTFMQTEEDLADVCVRVEDKIFRCHRVILASRSEYFKARLSRIKDFIQGSDPLPHQSLPCLDEHDLNAETFQKVIEYMYTDGLVEINPDQAEEMFDAASRYLLFPLKRPVADAILPQLEMVSPAELCHWLLLADMYGVLKIREYCLDAIALNFETFAETREFRAMLLTLPPPSGDSSLRTTAPSAPGAEVNVVEGNILDDLREKWLEAEGAELDKRDESALLFDKRLDMLMLVAKQEKSVEHEDNVDSSPETVPSSVVI; this is encoded by the exons ATGTTGTCGGAGTTGGACGATATAGATTTAGAGGCGGCGGACTTCCACTCCTCACTGCCGCTGAAGAAGGTTCCTTACGGCGACATTTTCGAGGCCTCCCGCGCCGGCGACGTGGGGCGCCTCCGCTATCTGTTGGAGTCAGGCGTCAACGTCAACGCCCGCGACCAATGGGATTCCGTCGCCCTCTACTACGCTTGCCTCGCCGGCCATCTCGATGCCGCCCGGATGCTCCTCGAGAGCGGAGCCATCTGCTCCGAGCACACCTTCGACGGCGACCGCTGCCACTACGCCGCCCTCAATCTCAAAGTGCGCAAGTTGCTCAAGTCCTTTGAGGCCCGCCCGCCGCCTCTCCAGCCTCTACCGGCCGCGCTCAGAGACACTTTCTTCTCCTGCCAAGCCAATAACGCCTACCTTCAACACCAGTTTCACTTCAATTTCACTTCTCTTCTCCCAG GTCATTCATCACAAGGAGAGTCCAGTTCCTCCTACTGCCCCCCCGATATTGTATTCTACGTGCAAGGAAGACCTCTTGAAGCTCACAGGCTCATCTTGGCTGCCCGATCGCCCTTCTTCAATAAAAAATTTCAGACCGACTGGAAACAAAGAAATGAAGTGCGATTTTCACGGGAGAGGCTTTCTTATCCATCTCTTTTTAGCCTTGTCCACTTCTTCTATTCTGATAGACTAGAGGTTGCTGTTGATGACGTCGAAGATCTTGTTAGGATTTGCAAAGTTTGCAAGTGCCACTCTCTACAGACTCTCCTTGAGAAAGAAATGCATCATCAAAAACATGCAGACTACAAAGCTCTTAGAGAAATACAAGACTCTCAGAAGAGGTTCATCTTGCAGGGCATTTCGCTTCCTGAAGAAGATCGTCTCCCTGCTGCATTAAATCGAATCCTCCAAATCTCTCTTGCCAATTCACCCAGAGGACAAGGCATTGATACTTTCATGCAGACAGAGGAGGACCTTGCAGATGTTTGTGTGAGAGTTGAGGATAAGATATTCCGATGCCATCGAGTTATCTTAGCTTCACGATCAGAATACTTTAAGGCCAGATTATCCCGAATAAAAGATTTCATTCAAGGCAGTGACCCTTTACCTCATCAGTCTCTTCCTTGTCTTGATGAACATGACCTAAACGCAGAGACTTTCCAGAAAGTGATTGAGTATAT GTATACTGATGGTCTAGTAGAGATAAACCCTGACCAG GCAGAAGAAATGTTTGATGCTGCTTCAAGATATTTGTTATTTCCTCTTAAACGGCCAGTTGCAGATGCTATTCTGCCTCAGTTGGAGATGGTTTCCcctgcagaattatgtcattgGTTGCTATTAGCTGACAT GTACGGTGTCTTAAAGATACGTGAATACTGCTTAGATGCTATAGCGCTCAACTTTGAAACTTTTGCTGAAACTCGTGAGTTTCGGGCAATGCTTTTGACTCTGCCGCCTCCATCCGGAGATTCTTCACTTCGGACAACAGCTCCAAGTGCTCCAGGAGCTGAGGTAAATGTAGTAGAAGGAAATATCCTTGATGATTTGCGAGAGAAATGGCTTGAGGCTGAAGGTGCTGAGCTAGACAAAAGAGATGAAAGTGCATTGCTTTTTGACAAGCGCCTTGATATGCTCATGCTTGTGGCAAAGCAGGAGAAATCAGTCGAACATGAAGATAATGTTGACTCTTCTCCAGAGACTGTCCCCTCCTCTGTTGTCATCTAG
- the LOC121811528 gene encoding protein ENHANCED DOWNY MILDEW 2-like has protein sequence MALSDEEGEIVPDCATNYLLVDSKENLISFSSLPLIWNDSGQRGVTVPTESTFLKGAVDEGCGRIYTRVTAWKFILSYAIPEIYVLRDSKYERWIKLQKPNRGYESIARTALITVHYLHFMKKSSKEISGEDLWKHLGKTFSSYEDPPSANDLADHLQLIKEAALRDKDIAKTKNLHAFLSQIPEKRKAFCQDNKTRKKPKFIAHDDEDIDAHNYSSDEDHDDLFDNVCAYCDDGGNVLGCEGRCIRSFHATIESGADSKCESLCYSSEQVQAIDTFLCKNCKYQRHQCYICGRLGNSDISSGAEVFPCVSATCGHFYHPDCLSELLFPRNDYQAQVFKNKIKAGDSFTCPAHKCNVCKLGEDKKLPEMQFAICRRCPKAYHRKCLPSSILFHRDDANNIPQRAWTGLLNNRILIYCRDHKIWRKILTPRRDHLLFPDDDDDDGKIGQHSTRSKAFGSLPDEDKVEKHSKGTSGDILSGDPINKNRINQPGIVSKRNSSSSKINVGHPECRNLEQPSTIKNNQICGKRMSISSMTRIPEKDATENPPTGTAATLRTAEMKNRIHKLMEDSVSSFNKEEFLADQRRKCSHDSSTYFQVNKTITLGKIELSVQAIRGALQKLQEGGTVKDAMDVCEPAILTQIIKWKKKLAVYLAPFIHGVRYTSFGRHFTNVDKLKQVVNRLRWYVQDGDMIVDFSCGSNDFSCFMKEELDSMGKRCYFKNYDIIQTRNDFNFEKKDWMTVGAEELSEGSKLIIGLNPPFGVQASLANQFINKALTFRPKLLILIVPKETERLDRKNSRYDLIWEDDKILSGKSFYLPGSVDVHDQQIEQWNLDTPPLYLWSRPDWTGRHKQVAVECSHLIENQEMELSGGIRASSVSNYLMEENQDCYGDFSSIAAGYNDINNILEELPEPSDEF, from the exons ATGGCATTATCGGATGAAGAAGGCGAGATTGTTCCAGATTGCGCCACTAATTATCTTTTGGTTGACAGCAAAGAAaatctcatttcattttcaaGTCTACCTCTTATATGGAACGACAGTGGCCAAAGGGGGGTGACAGTACCAACTGAATCTACATTTCTAAAGGGAGCGGTGGATGAAGGTTGTGGACGAATATATACCAGGGTAACTGCCTGGAAGTTTATACTATCATATGCCATTCCCGAAATTTATGTGTTGCGCGATTCCAAGTATGAGAGATGGATTAAGCTCCAAAAACCAAATAGGGGTTATGAATCCATTGCGAGGACGGCCCTCATTACAGTTCACTATCTCCACTTTATGAAGAAGAGCTCCAAAGAGATATCCGGGGAAGACTTATGGAAACATCTCGGGAAGACCTTCAG TTCGTATGAGGATCCACCTTCTGCAAATGATCTTGCCGACCACTTGCAATTGATCAAAGAGGCTGCTCTAAGGGACAAAGATATTGCAAAGACTAAG AATTTGCATGCCTTTCTTTCTCAAATACCTGAAAAAAGGAAAGCTTTCTGTCAG GATAATAAGACAAGGAAGAAACCAAAGTTTATAGCTCATGATGATGAAGACATTGATGCCCATAATTATTCAAGTGATGAAGACcatgatgatttgtttgataATGTCTGTGCATACTGTGATGATGGTGGCAATGTATTGGG CTGTGAAGGAAGGTGCATACGATCGTTTCATGCAACTATAGAATCGGGTGCTGATTCTAAATGTGAATCTCTTTGTTATAGCAGTGAGCAAGTCCAG GCAATTGATACTTTTCTCTGCAAGAATTGCAAATATCAACGTCATCAATGTTATATTTGTGGGAGGCTGGGAAATTCTGATATATCTTCTGGGGCTGAG GTCTTCCCTTGTGTCTCGGCAACATGTGGGCATTTCTATCATCCAGACTGTTTATCAGAGCTGCTCTTCCCCAGAAATGACTATCAAGCTCaagtatttaaaaataaaataaaagctgGAGATTCATTCACATGCCCTGCTCATAAATGTAATGTTTGTAAGCTAGGAGAAGATAAAAAGTTACCTGAGATGCAATTTGCAATATGCAGACGCTGTCCAAAGGCATACCACCGTAAATGCTTGCCAAG TTCTATATTGTTTCATCGAGATGATGCCAATAACATCCCTCAAAGGGCTTGGACAGGTCTTTTGAACAATCGAATCTTGATATATTGCAG GGATCACAAAATCTGGCGTAAAATTCTCACTCCGCGAAGGGATCATTTGCTATTCccagatgatgatgatgatgatggaaaAATAGGGCAACATTCTACAAGGAGTAAGGCATTTGGAAGTCTACCAGATGAAGATAAAGTAGAAAAACATTCCAAAGGAACATCTGGTGATATTTTGAGTGGTGAtcctataaataaaaataggataAATCAACCTGGAATTGTTTCAAAACGGAACTCGAGTTCAAGCAAAATAAATGTTGGTCATCCTGAATGCAGAAATCTGGAGCAGCCTTCCACGATCAAGAACAACCAGATATGTGGTAAGCGGATGTCAATATCAAGTATGACAAGAATTCCTGAAAAGGATGCAACTGAAAATCCCCCTACTGGAACTGCTGCAACTTTGAGAACTGCAGAAATGAAAAACCG GATACACAAATTAATGGAAGATTCTGTTTCTTCCTTTAACAAGGAAGAATTTCTTGCAGACCAAAGGAGGAAATGTTCGCATGATTCCTCCACATATTTCCAAGTTAATAAGACAATAACCTTGGGAAAGATAGAGCTCTCGGTGCAG GCTATCCGTGGAGCTCTACAGAAATTACAAGAAGGAGGTACTGTTAAGGATGCAATGGATGTTTGTGAGCCTGCTATTCTTACTCAGATAATCAAATGGAAG AAGAAGCTAGCTGTCTATCTTGCTCCATTTATCCATGGTGTGCGTTATACCTCTTTTGGTCGGCACTTCACGAATGTAGACAAGCTAAAGCAG GTTGTAAATCGGCTGCGTTGGTATGTTCAAGATGGTGATATG ATTGTCGATTTCAGCTGCGGATCAAATGATTTTAGCTGCTTTATGAAGGAAGAACTCGATAGCATGGGGAAAAGGTGCTACTTCAAAAATTATGATATCATACAGACGAGG AATGACTTCAATTTCGAGAAAAAGGATTGGATGACTGTTGGTGCGGAAGAATTATCTGAAGGGTCTAAACTG ATCATTGGCCTAAATCCTCCTTTCGGAGTCCAAGCATCCCTTGCAAACCAATTCATAAACAAAGCTCTAACTTTCAGGCCAAAGCTTCTCATTCTCATAGTTCCTAAAGAGACTGAAAG ATTGGACAGGAAAAATAGTCGATACGACCTTATTTGGGAAGATGACAAAATCCTATCTGGCAAG TCATTTTACCTTCCTGGATCAGTAGATGTGCATGACCAGCAAATAGAACAATGGAACTTGGACACACCGCCTTTATACTTGTGGAGTCGACCAGATTGGACTGGCAGGCATAAACAAGTAGCTGTGGAGTGCAGCCACTTGATCGAGAATCAAGAGATGGAATTGTCAGGAGGAATTAGAGCAAGTTCAGTTTCTAACTATTTGATGGAAGAAAATCAAGATTGCTATGGTGATTTCTCCAGTATTGCGGCTGGATACAATGATATAAACAACATATTAGAAGAACTTCCTGAACCATCAGATGAATTTTAA